The proteins below are encoded in one region of Dama dama isolate Ldn47 chromosome 21, ASM3311817v1, whole genome shotgun sequence:
- the COMMD5 gene encoding COMM domain-containing protein 5, translated as MSAVGPAAAHLHRPGDSHSDCVSFLGAQLPPEVAAMPRLLGDLDRATFRKLLKLVVSSLQGEDCREAVRHLRAGADLPEEQLGALIAGTHTLLQQAFRLPPASLKPDTFKNQLQELCIPQDLVVDLASVVFGSQRPLLDSVARQQGARLPHVADFRWRVDVAISTSALARSLQPSVLMHLKLSDGSALHFEVPTAKFQELRFAVALVLKEMAELEKRCERKLQD; from the coding sequence ATGTCTGCTGTGGGTCCTGCCGCTGCACACCTGCATCGCCCTGGTGACAGTCACAGTGACTGCGTGAGTTTCCTGGGGGCCCAATTGCCCCCAGAGGTGGCAGCAATGCCCCGGCTCCTGGGGGACTTGGACAGGGCCACATTCAGAAAATTGCTGAAGCTGGTGGTCAGCAGCCTGCAGGGAGAAGACTGCCGGGAGGCTGTGCGGCACCTCAGGGCTGGCGCTGACCTGCCTGAGGAGCAGCTGGGTGCCCTGATAGCTGGCACACACACCTTGCTCCAGCAGGCCTTCCGGCTGCCCCCAGCCAGCCTGAAGCCCGACACCTTCAAGAACCAGCTCCAGGAGCTTTGCATCCCCCAAGACCTGGTTGTGGACTTGGCCAGTGTGGTGTTTGGTAGCCAGCGGCCTCTCCTTGACTCTGTGGCCAGGCAGCAGGGGGCCCGGCTGCCCCACGTCGCTGACTTTCGGTGGAGGGTGGACGTGGCCATCTCCACCAGCGCCCTGGCCCGCTCCCTGCAGCCCAGTGTCCTGATGCACCTGAAGCTCTCGGATGGGTCTGCCCTCCACTTTGAGGTTCCCACGGCCAAATTCCAGGAGCTGCGGTTTGCTGTGGCCCTGGTCCTGAAGGAGATGGCCGAGCTGGAGAAGAGGTGCGAGCGCAAGCTGCAGGACTGA